From a single Streptomyces sp. 1331.2 genomic region:
- a CDS encoding SigE family RNA polymerase sigma factor, with the protein MAKQTRDEGFTDYVASRSGWLRKVAYLLCGDWHRADDLVQETITKLYVNWARARRVENLDGYARRVLVNTFLGEQRTAWWRRTVRTDGEPETVAVALDLDTSLDLRRALAALPPRQRATVVLRYYCDLSIDQAAEAMACSPGNVKSQSSRALEALRRALVPLPSVPERTS; encoded by the coding sequence ATGGCGAAGCAGACGCGCGACGAGGGGTTCACGGACTACGTGGCCTCCAGGAGCGGCTGGCTGCGGAAGGTCGCCTATCTGCTGTGCGGGGACTGGCACCGGGCCGACGACCTGGTCCAGGAGACGATCACCAAGCTGTACGTGAACTGGGCGAGGGCCCGGCGGGTGGAGAACCTGGACGGCTACGCCCGCCGGGTGCTGGTCAACACCTTTCTGGGCGAGCAGCGCACCGCGTGGTGGCGCCGCACCGTACGGACCGACGGCGAACCGGAGACCGTCGCCGTGGCGCTCGACCTGGACACCTCCCTGGACCTGCGCCGGGCGCTGGCCGCCCTGCCGCCCCGCCAGCGGGCCACGGTGGTCCTGCGGTACTACTGCGACCTGTCGATCGATCAGGCCGCCGAGGCCATGGCCTGTTCGCCGGGCAACGTGAAGAGCCAGAGCTCCCGCGCGCTGGAGGCCCTGCGCAGGGCCCTCGTTCCCCTCCCCTCCGTCCCAGAGAGGACGTCATGA
- a CDS encoding RDD family protein, producing MSDLVTGEAVVLGLQTAKLPSRALAIVLDLLVEFAAMLVFTLLLSVALVDVDGAALAATMIGLMVFFLVAVPVMVETLSHGRSLGKAALGLRVVRVDGGPVRFRHSLVRGLVGFFELIALTGSPAVITSAVHTEGKRLGDIFAGTVVVRERTPGGSGAPLPPVHPHLLQVMGHELVAMDLSAVPEPLWLAVRQLLGRIGQLDPSVMNRMTARLAEDLSARIGRPVAPGLHPAAYLGAVLTERQRREWERAQQQLRAAGPIPVQMTAPVQMPVPAQGPTPRPASEPAPGTVHGRPTRVLGLPTTPAPTAPAPATPSLDKPAPGAGFAPPS from the coding sequence TTGAGCGACCTGGTGACGGGTGAGGCGGTCGTCCTCGGCCTGCAGACGGCGAAGCTTCCGAGCCGGGCGCTGGCGATCGTGCTCGACCTGCTCGTGGAGTTCGCCGCCATGCTGGTGTTCACGCTGCTGCTGAGCGTCGCTCTGGTCGACGTCGACGGCGCGGCGCTGGCGGCCACCATGATCGGCCTGATGGTGTTCTTCCTGGTCGCCGTCCCGGTGATGGTGGAGACCCTCAGCCACGGACGCTCCCTCGGCAAGGCCGCGCTCGGCCTGCGCGTGGTGCGCGTCGACGGCGGCCCGGTGCGGTTCCGGCACTCGCTGGTGCGCGGGCTGGTCGGCTTCTTCGAACTGATCGCCCTGACCGGCTCCCCCGCCGTGATCACCTCGGCGGTGCACACCGAGGGCAAGCGGCTCGGCGACATCTTCGCCGGGACGGTGGTCGTCCGCGAGCGCACCCCGGGTGGCTCCGGCGCCCCGTTGCCGCCGGTGCACCCGCACCTGCTGCAGGTGATGGGGCACGAGCTGGTCGCGATGGACCTGTCTGCCGTGCCGGAGCCACTCTGGCTCGCCGTCCGCCAACTGCTCGGCCGGATCGGCCAGTTGGACCCGTCGGTGATGAACCGGATGACTGCCCGGCTGGCCGAGGACCTGTCCGCACGGATCGGCCGTCCGGTCGCACCGGGGCTGCACCCGGCGGCATACCTGGGCGCGGTGCTGACCGAGCGCCAGCGGCGGGAGTGGGAGCGCGCCCAGCAGCAGCTGCGAGCGGCCGGGCCGATACCCGTGCAGATGACGGCACCCGTACAGATGCCGGTACCCGCGCAGGGGCCGACGCCCCGCCCGGCCTCCGAACCGGCTCCGGGCACGGTCCACGGAAGGCCCACCCGGGTCCTCGGACTGCCGACGACGCCCGCCCCGACGGCCCCAGCCCCCGCAACGCCGTCCCTCGACAAGCCCGCCCCCGGCGCCGGCTTCGCCCCGCCCTCCTGA
- a CDS encoding stage II sporulation protein M — MDLDVFVATHQGEWARLDALARRRRLNGEEADELVTLYQRATGHLAKVQAAAPDPALLSRLTSLVSRSRSAVTGARTNGWQDVARYYTVSFPAALYRARRWWLPVAIVSLLATALLAWWMVSHPEVRNSLVAPDRLRELTRPGGQYEAYYSDRPASSFAAQVWTNNAWIAVQCLLFGIALGIPVLYVMWTNVVNLGIGVGLMASAGRLDTFLGLLIPHGLLELTAVFVAGGFGLRLGWTVIDPGPRTRAVALAEQGRSIIGMSIGLTTVLAVSGVLEAFVTPSGLPTWARIAIGLLAEVAFLLYALVLGRKAAEGGEFGDVDAADQADLQPVAA, encoded by the coding sequence ATGGACCTGGACGTCTTCGTCGCCACCCACCAGGGGGAGTGGGCCCGGCTGGACGCCCTCGCCCGCAGGCGCCGGCTCAACGGAGAAGAGGCGGACGAACTCGTCACCCTCTACCAGCGCGCCACCGGCCATCTCGCCAAGGTCCAGGCCGCGGCTCCGGACCCGGCCCTGCTGAGCCGGCTGACCAGCCTGGTCTCGCGCTCGCGCAGCGCGGTGACCGGCGCCCGGACCAACGGCTGGCAGGACGTCGCCCGCTACTACACGGTGAGCTTCCCGGCCGCGCTGTACCGCGCGCGCCGCTGGTGGCTGCCGGTCGCGATCGTCTCGCTGCTCGCCACCGCGCTGCTCGCGTGGTGGATGGTCAGCCACCCGGAGGTCCGCAACAGCCTCGTCGCCCCCGACCGCCTGCGGGAGCTGACCCGCCCCGGCGGACAGTACGAGGCGTACTACTCGGACCGGCCGGCCAGCTCCTTCGCCGCGCAGGTCTGGACGAACAACGCGTGGATCGCCGTGCAGTGCCTGCTGTTCGGGATCGCGCTCGGCATCCCGGTGCTCTACGTGATGTGGACCAACGTGGTGAACCTCGGCATCGGCGTCGGGCTGATGGCCTCCGCCGGGCGCCTCGACACCTTCCTCGGCCTGCTCATCCCGCACGGCCTGCTGGAGCTGACCGCGGTCTTCGTGGCCGGCGGCTTCGGCCTGCGCCTCGGCTGGACCGTCATCGACCCGGGGCCGCGCACCCGCGCGGTGGCCCTGGCGGAACAGGGCCGCTCGATCATCGGCATGTCCATCGGGCTGACGACGGTGCTGGCGGTCTCCGGCGTCCTCGAAGCCTTCGTGACCCCGTCCGGCCTGCCGACCTGGGCCCGCATCGCCATCGGCTTGTTGGCGGAGGTCGCCTTCCTTCTTTACGCCCTGGTGTTGGGCCGAAAGGCCGCGGAGGGCGGCGAGTTCGGCGATGTGGACGCGGCCGACCAGGCGGACCTGCAGCCCGTCGCGGCCTGA